The DNA sequence CCTCAAGCGCAACTCGGGACTTAAATTCGGCGGAAAAACTTCGTCGCTTTCTCATACTTAAGCTCCTCATAATAATGTCTCATTTCCACCTTAACACATTGTCCAAAATCCTGCAACCACCTCTATATTTCAACTGATTGGCTTGATAAAGGCGATAAGTCATTTTCTATTGTTAGGGATTTGGAAGCCAAATGATTAAGCCAGTAGGGCAACATCCCTGCGATGCTGCCAATTTGTTGTCATTCCCGAGAGCGAAGCCCCGTCAGGGGTGAAGCGAGTCGGGAATCCAGTCAGCGTCAGTCAATTTCTGGATACCCGCCTTCGCGGGTATGACAATGAGGTATAGCCCAGCTAAAAGCCATTGAAGCAAACAATCTTAGAAGATTATTGTATAATAGTATGAAAAACTACCGTAACCTAAATCAGGGCAAAGGCGTCTTAGGATCAGATGGAGTTAATGAGCGAGAGATTTTGGAAATTACTGGAACCGGAATATATCCGGGCAATGATGTTCTGTCGAAAGTTAATGGGAGATCGTGATGCCGGAAACGACCTGTATCAGGATGCTCTGGTAAACGCCTTAAAAGGTTTTTCAACACTGAATGAGCAATCATCCTTCCGGCCCTGGCTTTATAAAATAATCGTCAATACGTTTCACAGTTTAAACCGGCGTCCATGGTGGAAAAGGATGATTCCAATCACCGCCGAAATTGAAAATATTCCGACAGGCACAAGTCAACTCGAAATACTGACAGCAAAAAGATGGCTTCGGGAATTATTCAAGGTCTTATCAAAAGAGCAACAGGCA is a window from the Candidatus Zixiibacteriota bacterium genome containing:
- a CDS encoding RNA polymerase sigma factor, with the protein product MSERFWKLLEPEYIRAMMFCRKLMGDRDAGNDLYQDALVNALKGFSTLNEQSSFRPWLYKIIVNTFHSLNRRPWWKRMIPITAEIENIPTGTSQLEILTAKRWLRELFKVLSKEQQALITLHELEGWPIRELAELNGKSEGAIKAKLFRARNKMKNALMNAEKKTARKSMNLSATDKPELAALKPD